One genomic segment of Bacillota bacterium includes these proteins:
- a CDS encoding energy-coupling factor transporter transmembrane component T, with the protein MLDRLFYEDRGVLLQDLHTVALLGYLGALFVLALLFSHPLYLLAVLAAGALGVAAARALEKWEFYLKFGLWMALLIMVLNPLVFHAGKTVIWQAGPVKVCLEAVCYGAAMGVRLLAVLTVCCLGSATVHPDKLLALFSRFAYKSALVAALATKMLPAAARDLANAREVLQVRGVDFEAGSFRERLKKHSWLFDILLVSSLEGALQIAEAMQARAFGSGPRSCYRRELARPRDAVCLAASLLALALSAYAKASGSGDYIYYPRLAPLADGSSLILLLGILLALSVPAILSWGWKHWPYLRSKI; encoded by the coding sequence GGTGTATTGCTTCAGGACCTCCACACCGTTGCCCTGCTGGGGTACCTGGGAGCGCTCTTTGTCCTGGCTCTGCTCTTCTCTCACCCCCTCTACCTGCTGGCCGTCCTGGCGGCCGGGGCGCTCGGAGTGGCAGCCGCCAGGGCCCTGGAAAAGTGGGAGTTTTACCTGAAGTTCGGCCTCTGGATGGCGCTCCTGATCATGGTCCTCAACCCCCTCGTCTTTCACGCTGGAAAAACCGTCATCTGGCAGGCCGGGCCGGTAAAGGTCTGCCTCGAGGCAGTGTGCTATGGTGCCGCCATGGGCGTAAGGCTGCTTGCCGTTTTGACGGTCTGCTGCCTCGGGAGCGCAACCGTCCACCCCGACAAGTTGCTCGCCCTTTTTTCCCGCTTCGCCTATAAGTCCGCCCTCGTGGCCGCCCTTGCCACGAAGATGCTGCCCGCTGCTGCCAGGGACCTGGCGAACGCCCGGGAAGTCCTCCAGGTGCGGGGTGTGGACTTCGAGGCGGGAAGTTTCAGGGAGAGGCTGAAAAAGCATTCGTGGCTGTTCGACATCCTCCTCGTTTCTTCGCTCGAAGGTGCCCTTCAGATTGCCGAGGCGATGCAGGCACGGGCCTTCGGCAGCGGGCCGCGGTCCTGCTACAGGCGAGAGCTGGCGCGGCCCCGGGACGCAGTGTGCCTCGCCGCGAGCCTCCTCGCCCTCGCTCTTTCTGCTTACGCCAAGGCTTCCGGTTCTGGGGATTACATCTACTACCCCCGGCTGGCGCCCCTGGCCGACGGCTCTTCCCTCATCCTGCTTCTGGGCATTCTGCTGGCCCTTTCGGTGCCGGCAATCTTGAGTTGGGGGTGGAAGCATTGGCCCTATTTAAGATCGAAGATCTGA